A DNA window from Thiothrix subterranea contains the following coding sequences:
- a CDS encoding DoxX family protein: MKFLVGFFSLEWMRVFDFIAPLAIRLFLAPMFWVSGVKHLGLFSSSDFVIYNPLTWVNTEAFQQSAAAMSNTVFAGMGAETLLILIGTIEIVAAILLVLGFAVRWVALALMFVVVVLGLMAMGEAGFLTTMQQLVMSHGYTDMANTLTEVYLVYFVLLLALFFMGAGRWFSLDWYVYRSFMKRIDSKVAHHDPFEIDATDEPGIHKL, from the coding sequence ATGAAGTTTCTTGTTGGCTTTTTCAGCCTCGAATGGATGCGTGTCTTTGATTTTATTGCACCATTGGCTATCCGCCTGTTCCTTGCCCCGATGTTTTGGGTGTCTGGGGTTAAACACTTAGGGCTGTTTTCCAGCTCTGATTTTGTGATTTATAACCCGTTAACTTGGGTCAATACGGAAGCTTTCCAGCAAAGCGCGGCCGCCATGAGCAATACCGTCTTTGCCGGGATGGGCGCTGAGACCTTGCTGATTTTGATTGGTACAATTGAAATTGTTGCTGCTATTTTGCTGGTATTGGGTTTTGCGGTGCGCTGGGTAGCGTTGGCGCTGATGTTTGTTGTTGTCGTATTGGGTTTGATGGCAATGGGCGAAGCCGGTTTCCTCACGACCATGCAGCAATTGGTGATGAGCCACGGTTATACCGACATGGCAAACACGCTGACAGAAGTCTATTTGGTGTATTTCGTGTTGTTGCTGGCACTGTTTTTCATGGGGGCTGGGCGCTGGTTCAGCTTGGACTGGTACGTTTACCGCAGTTTCATGAAACGCATTGATAGCAAAGTGGCTCACCATGACCCGTTTGAGATTGATGCGACGGATGAACCCGGTATCCACAAACTGTAA
- a CDS encoding SPOR domain-containing protein — protein sequence MKHSSSVSSSSLRKQRGFVFKMIHSLILVVGVVSLVVLYKAGKLPFINYRPNLSEWNLASGNASNDAWSNETLWESSNNYIQAQQRKAVAVIREREDTRYTNNRYAVQVAAGYDSRQLYGWRDALAQDGYDAYLVSLNTPGGLMFKLRVGAFASRTQAETLQTKLRNRYPTNFGESFIVEGD from the coding sequence GTGAAGCATTCCAGTAGCGTGTCATCCAGTTCGCTGCGTAAGCAACGCGGTTTTGTGTTTAAAATGATTCATTCACTGATATTGGTAGTGGGCGTGGTCAGCCTCGTGGTGCTCTATAAAGCCGGGAAATTGCCCTTTATTAATTATCGTCCGAATCTTTCCGAGTGGAATCTTGCCAGTGGCAATGCCAGCAATGACGCTTGGAGCAATGAGACGTTATGGGAGTCATCCAATAACTACATTCAAGCTCAACAACGCAAAGCCGTCGCCGTTATTCGCGAACGAGAAGACACGCGCTATACCAACAACCGTTACGCCGTACAGGTAGCGGCTGGCTATGACTCCAGACAATTGTACGGGTGGCGCGATGCCCTTGCCCAAGATGGCTATGATGCTTATCTGGTCAGCCTAAATACCCCCGGTGGGCTGATGTTCAAATTACGGGTCGGTGCATTCGCTTCCCGTACCCAAGCGGAAACCTTGCAAACCAAACTCCGTAACCGTTACCCCACCAATTTTGGCGAAAGCTTTATTGTGGAAGGCGATTAA
- a CDS encoding HNH endonuclease, with protein sequence MLHMISLNQLILRTDVSGMPLEWIHFQTAVKLYYAEQVAYTCGTPILAVRGGINAVTGQRSRIILNSIIATRGSKQQLHQHYVPPLSNPLLFRRDNHICLYCGQHFQEKDLSRDHVRPLVLGGPDRWTNVVSACKSCNSRKGGRTPEQAHMPLLAVPFQPTYAEYVFLQGRNILADQMEFLSAHFPRTSKLRERTQLIGF encoded by the coding sequence ATGCTGCACATGATCAGCTTGAACCAACTAATCCTGCGCACTGACGTTAGCGGGATGCCGTTGGAATGGATTCATTTCCAAACGGCAGTCAAACTTTATTACGCTGAGCAAGTGGCTTACACCTGCGGGACTCCCATTCTCGCCGTTCGGGGCGGTATTAACGCTGTTACCGGGCAACGCAGCCGCATTATTCTGAATTCCATCATTGCTACCCGTGGCAGCAAACAACAATTGCACCAGCATTACGTGCCACCGCTAAGCAACCCGCTGTTATTCCGGCGCGATAACCACATTTGCCTGTACTGTGGGCAACATTTTCAGGAAAAAGATTTATCCCGTGACCATGTGCGCCCGTTGGTATTGGGTGGCCCGGATCGTTGGACGAATGTGGTGAGCGCGTGTAAGTCGTGCAATAGCCGGAAAGGTGGGCGTACCCCAGAACAAGCGCACATGCCGCTGTTGGCTGTGCCATTCCAGCCCACGTATGCGGAATATGTGTTCTTACAGGGGCGCAATATTCTCGCGGATCAGATGGAATTCCTGAGTGCGCATTTTCCGCGAACCAGCAAATTGCGTGAGCGCACGCAATTGATAGGATTTTAG
- a CDS encoding T6SS effector amidase Tae4 family protein — protein sequence MPESNSFWNWLLSLFRSRRSTPVVAANPPPVVAPPTVTVPPPTTEPERAAIVAELEAAPALPPPPPRPLPRPPALTPLENTPSLPDIDVGILEQVLPQEGPNLGFRAVWNNHPTVETGETFPCRDADGNPHFGNQCAILMGTCLLRSNLLQGYDKTTCWYSGHKGHTLRAREVADWMRRNPGRFGPVEVRSNVSWGAFRGRTGFVCFHNFWGVGNQGDHIDLWDGTGILMREKNPGWEGPALADGSLDYFERSEEVWFWPVH from the coding sequence ATGCCTGAATCAAATTCGTTCTGGAATTGGCTGTTGTCGTTGTTTCGGTCGCGGCGTTCCACTCCGGTCGTCGCGGCGAATCCGCCCCCGGTGGTCGCGCCACCTACTGTTACCGTGCCACCACCCACCACCGAGCCGGAACGCGCGGCTATTGTCGCGGAATTAGAGGCCGCGCCCGCGTTACCGCCGCCGCCCCCACGCCCGTTGCCTCGGCCTCCTGCCTTAACGCCGTTAGAAAATACACCGTCACTGCCTGATATTGATGTGGGAATATTGGAACAAGTCTTGCCACAAGAAGGCCCTAATTTAGGGTTTCGGGCGGTGTGGAATAATCATCCAACGGTTGAAACGGGGGAAACCTTTCCGTGCCGCGATGCTGATGGCAACCCGCACTTTGGGAATCAATGCGCCATCCTCATGGGAACGTGTTTATTGCGCAGTAATTTATTGCAAGGCTATGACAAAACCACCTGTTGGTACAGCGGGCACAAAGGCCACACCTTGCGGGCGCGGGAAGTGGCGGATTGGATGCGGCGTAATCCAGGGCGTTTTGGGCCGGTGGAAGTCCGCAGCAATGTGTCATGGGGGGCATTCAGAGGACGGACTGGCTTTGTGTGTTTTCACAATTTTTGGGGTGTGGGCAATCAAGGCGACCACATTGACTTGTGGGATGGCACGGGCATTTTAATGCGTGAAAAAAATCCGGGCTGGGAAGGCCCCGCGTTGGCGGACGGTTCCTTGGACTACTTTGAGCGTTCGGAGGAAGTATGGTTTTGGCCCGTCCATTAG
- the gspE gene encoding type II secretion system ATPase GspE translates to MQVATSHAPAALFGERLVKLGKLKPADLERALRAQAEIRQPLGSVLVRLGMLTEQEVAFVLSRHLNVRMALSKDYPSLPVENLGIAINYMRNAEIVPLQAEEERLVVAMSNPQDEFTCQAIGMASGKLVEPLLGLPTEIRANIERLYGGEASKQESGAGGDDEFEITSQDHNLDDIEHLKDMASEAPVIRLVNQIMTNAMTQRASDIHIEPFETHLKVRYRIDGVIHEVESPPPQLTAAIISRLKLMARLNIAERRLPQDGRIQLRAQGKEIDMRVSTVPTMHGESVVMRLLDKHSVKLDLNTLGFSDDNLRKVQQQLDAPHGVILVTGPTGSGKTTTLYSALTQLNTPENKVLTVEDPVEYELEGINQIQANPKIGLNFADALRSIVRQDPDIIMIGEMRDVETARIAIQSALTGHLVLSTLHTNDAASGITRLMDMGIEDYLITSTVNGILAQRLVRRLCPQCRESHPVLPEIEQELGLRHYQPEGELRLWHAKGCSACGNSGYKGRSAIHEVLVMDDPLRRLILKHEDAGVLQEQARKGGMRTMYEDGLYKALKGVTTLEEVLRVAEETPNAHV, encoded by the coding sequence ATGCAGGTTGCGACATCCCATGCTCCAGCCGCACTGTTTGGCGAAAGGCTGGTCAAACTAGGCAAACTCAAACCCGCTGATTTGGAACGTGCGCTGCGGGCGCAGGCGGAAATCCGTCAGCCACTGGGCAGCGTATTAGTCCGTTTAGGAATGCTCACCGAACAAGAAGTGGCGTTCGTTTTATCACGTCATCTGAACGTGCGCATGGCTCTGAGCAAAGACTACCCTTCATTACCCGTCGAAAACCTCGGCATTGCCATCAATTACATGCGCAATGCTGAAATTGTCCCCTTGCAAGCGGAAGAAGAGCGTTTGGTCGTGGCAATGTCTAACCCGCAGGATGAATTTACCTGTCAGGCGATTGGTATGGCAAGCGGCAAATTGGTCGAGCCATTGTTGGGTTTGCCCACTGAAATTCGTGCCAATATCGAACGTTTGTACGGTGGGGAAGCCAGCAAACAGGAGTCGGGGGCGGGTGGTGACGATGAGTTTGAGATTACCAGCCAAGATCACAATCTGGATGATATTGAACACCTCAAAGACATGGCGAGTGAAGCGCCCGTGATTCGCTTGGTGAATCAGATTATGACCAATGCGATGACGCAACGCGCTTCCGACATTCACATTGAGCCGTTTGAAACCCACCTGAAAGTGCGTTACCGGATTGACGGGGTGATTCACGAAGTCGAATCGCCACCGCCACAATTGACCGCCGCGATTATTTCACGCCTTAAATTGATGGCGCGGCTGAATATTGCGGAACGCCGTTTGCCGCAAGATGGGCGTATTCAACTGCGTGCGCAAGGCAAAGAAATCGACATGCGGGTTTCCACCGTGCCAACCATGCACGGTGAAAGCGTGGTCATGCGTTTGCTGGACAAGCACAGCGTTAAACTGGATCTGAATACGCTGGGCTTTTCCGATGACAATTTGCGCAAGGTGCAGCAGCAATTGGATGCGCCGCACGGGGTTATTTTGGTTACGGGGCCGACAGGTTCGGGCAAAACCACCACGCTGTATTCCGCCCTGACGCAATTGAATACCCCAGAAAACAAAGTGCTGACGGTTGAAGATCCGGTGGAATACGAACTCGAAGGCATTAACCAAATTCAAGCCAATCCCAAAATCGGGCTGAATTTTGCCGATGCGTTACGTTCCATTGTGCGTCAAGACCCGGACATTATTATGATCGGGGAAATGCGTGATGTGGAAACGGCGCGTATTGCGATTCAATCAGCGTTGACGGGGCACTTGGTGCTGTCCACCTTGCACACTAATGATGCGGCGAGTGGTATTACCCGTCTGATGGACATGGGTATCGAGGATTATTTAATCACTTCTACCGTGAATGGCATTTTGGCGCAACGGTTGGTACGCCGTTTGTGTCCGCAATGCCGCGAATCGCATCCTGTATTGCCAGAAATCGAGCAAGAACTCGGTTTGCGTCACTACCAACCGGAGGGGGAATTGCGTCTGTGGCACGCCAAAGGCTGTAGTGCGTGTGGCAATTCTGGCTACAAAGGGCGTAGCGCCATTCACGAAGTGTTGGTGATGGATGACCCTTTGCGCCGCCTAATTCTCAAACACGAAGATGCCGGGGTGTTGCAAGAACAAGCGCGTAAAGGCGGAATGCGCACCATGTACGAAGACGGTTTGTACAAGGCGCTCAAAGGCGTGACGACATTAGAAGAAGTGCTGCGCGTGGCGGAGGAAACCCCGAATGCCCACGTATAG
- a CDS encoding DUF302 domain-containing protein, with translation MTASAAEQGDKLKLTLVYDSPYGFEETLESLRNTIHAHNFRVFPDRYLEEGLVDEFSVNTRQISVRFCNFSDLHQALQIDPQVGVVLPCTITVIENADGKVQLLTGNVQAMLTLFDNPDLTAAFHDLEQKYQAIIDEVTL, from the coding sequence ATGACAGCGAGCGCTGCTGAGCAAGGTGATAAGCTCAAACTGACCTTGGTCTATGATTCGCCGTATGGGTTTGAAGAGACGCTGGAATCGTTACGCAATACGATTCATGCGCATAATTTTCGGGTATTTCCTGACCGCTATCTCGAAGAAGGGCTGGTGGATGAGTTTTCCGTGAATACGCGGCAAATTAGCGTCCGGTTCTGCAATTTCAGTGATTTGCATCAAGCACTTCAGATTGATCCGCAAGTCGGGGTGGTGTTGCCTTGCACGATCACGGTGATTGAGAACGCGGATGGCAAAGTGCAATTGTTGACCGGCAATGTTCAAGCGATGTTGACGCTGTTCGACAACCCCGATTTGACCGCCGCGTTCCACGATTTGGAGCAAAAGTATCAGGCCATTATTGATGAGGTGACGCTATGA
- the rpoH gene encoding RNA polymerase sigma factor RpoH, protein MTNAMMLKGQTLPVPVGNLESYIHAIHAIPVLEVQEERELAERLKYASDLEAARQLILHNLRFVVKVARGYSGYGLPLGDLVQEGNVGLMKAVKRFDPDMNVRLISFAVHWIRAEIHEFILRNWKIVKVATTKAQRKLFFNLRSSKKRLGWLNHAEAQSMADDLGVTTAEVLEMEKRMSAHDVSFDLSVDQDDDDSTNFSPSQYLVAEAADPAEMLEAEEWDTYTRGRFQTALANLDTRSRDILASRWLAEEKATLHELADKYNVSAERIRQLENAAVSKLRLAVVEPA, encoded by the coding sequence ATGACCAACGCAATGATGCTCAAAGGGCAGACACTTCCAGTTCCGGTGGGGAATCTGGAAAGTTACATCCACGCGATTCACGCCATTCCGGTGTTGGAAGTACAAGAAGAACGTGAATTAGCCGAACGTCTTAAATACGCGAGTGACTTGGAAGCCGCGCGGCAACTCATTTTGCACAATTTACGTTTTGTGGTGAAAGTTGCGCGTGGTTACAGCGGTTACGGTTTGCCACTGGGTGATTTGGTGCAAGAAGGCAACGTTGGCCTGATGAAAGCGGTAAAGCGTTTCGACCCGGATATGAATGTGCGCCTGATTTCGTTTGCAGTGCATTGGATTCGGGCCGAAATTCACGAATTCATTTTGCGCAACTGGAAAATCGTTAAAGTGGCGACGACTAAAGCGCAACGTAAATTGTTTTTCAACTTGCGTAGCAGCAAAAAGCGCTTGGGCTGGTTGAATCATGCAGAGGCGCAGTCGATGGCTGACGATTTGGGCGTGACCACTGCTGAAGTATTGGAAATGGAAAAGCGCATGAGTGCGCACGATGTCTCATTTGATCTCAGCGTTGATCAGGATGATGACGATTCCACCAATTTTTCCCCTAGCCAGTATTTGGTAGCAGAAGCGGCTGACCCCGCAGAAATGTTGGAAGCCGAAGAGTGGGATACTTATACCCGTGGGCGTTTTCAAACGGCTTTGGCTAATTTGGATACCCGTAGCCGTGATATTTTGGCAAGCCGGTGGTTGGCTGAAGAAAAAGCAACCCTGCACGAGCTGGCGGATAAATACAATGTGTCAGCGGAACGGATTCGCCAATTGGAAAATGCGGCGGTGAGTAAGCTGCGCTTAGCCGTGGTGGAACCCGCATAA
- a CDS encoding DUF3025 domain-containing protein — protein sequence MPLDTWNADFDALHPCFQQLQNRRCWAGLTHWPACDCLNQLLPAALCAQSGLPLRFFPQDNTLPFPELYYEERIFQHGMVATRANWHDFFNALMWSVFPHTKVMINALHAADIQQYGKPRTPQRDALTVLDESGVIIVASRRELLQQVLDFAWETLFWEERAAWGQEIVCFMIGHATLEKMLTPYVGVTAHALLVEVTPAFFHLPLAQQHAYLDQVVSGRLQHGGLASTACLNPFPLLGVPGWWENTAVEFYRDRGYFREKNRERTVEIIAA from the coding sequence ATGCCCCTTGACACTTGGAATGCTGACTTTGATGCCTTGCACCCGTGCTTTCAGCAGTTGCAGAACCGTCGTTGTTGGGCAGGGTTAACGCACTGGCCCGCGTGCGATTGTTTGAACCAATTATTGCCAGCGGCGCTGTGTGCACAATCGGGGTTGCCGCTGCGTTTTTTTCCACAAGATAATACGCTGCCATTTCCTGAGTTGTATTATGAAGAGCGTATTTTTCAGCATGGCATGGTGGCGACACGCGCGAATTGGCACGATTTTTTTAATGCCTTGATGTGGAGCGTGTTTCCACACACCAAGGTGATGATTAATGCGTTGCACGCCGCCGACATTCAGCAGTACGGAAAACCGCGCACACCCCAGCGCGATGCGTTAACGGTATTGGATGAAAGCGGGGTGATCATCGTTGCCAGTCGCCGCGAGCTATTGCAGCAAGTGCTGGATTTCGCTTGGGAAACCTTGTTCTGGGAAGAACGGGCGGCGTGGGGGCAGGAAATCGTGTGTTTCATGATCGGTCATGCCACGCTGGAAAAAATGCTAACGCCGTATGTGGGCGTAACCGCTCATGCGCTGTTGGTGGAAGTTACCCCCGCGTTTTTCCACCTGCCGTTGGCGCAACAGCACGCTTATCTGGATCAGGTGGTATCCGGGCGCTTGCAGCACGGTGGGCTGGCTTCCACCGCTTGCCTGAATCCTTTTCCGCTGTTGGGTGTTCCCGGTTGGTGGGAGAATACGGCGGTGGAATTTTATCGGGACAGGGGCTATTTCCGTGAGAAGAATCGTGAGCGCACGGTGGAAATCATTGCCGCGTAA